From Thunnus albacares chromosome 22, fThuAlb1.1, whole genome shotgun sequence, the proteins below share one genomic window:
- the LOC122974073 gene encoding protein NLRC3-like isoform X1 codes for MAETKKKRKRPDSTASGQSSFMSEEPISSCSESSVRSQMSTAESTAPSHVSMKRDRSISPPLNFGHVKTQSSQKSTAESTAPSCVSLKSDGSMYQPLNFGREKTQSSQRSTAGSTAPSGLSMKSDGSMYQPLNFGHEKTQSSQMRAADSRAPSGVSMKIDGSMNPPLNLALGETQRQQPGEPSSCSVCKKDLRDLVQFFCGHRSCKKCVSSDWDQSDSTANYPCPVCGKKFRKHQGKTYEDTGKSLIQKAKNAMQKQFASTFEGIGDRENTLKSIYTSLYITTGESAGAHEEHEFRYYKNKLKKQTSCDEVDLSDIFKPFPGQEKPPRTVLTKGVAGIGKSFAVQKFILDWAEEEANKDIDFVFCLAFRELNLIIDEKSLHELLTEFHPALQSLKDSEDFAKGRVIVILDGLDESRLQMDLKNVKTVTSISEVTSVGDLLVNLIQGSLLPNANIWITSRPAAANQIPAKYVDMVTEIRGFNDPQKEEYFGKKFSHDSSLADRITSHIRSSQSLDIMCQIPIFCWISAILFQEVFRGDEKAECPQTLTEMMAHFLFAQTKRRSRKYEKKTEKNKELFLKSQKEFLLKLGKLAFVQLLKNNLIFYEEDFEECGIDIKEAAIYSGFCTAVLREEKVFSRQKVFFFVHLTIQEFFAALYVYDCFTNKNTTELSDFLNLEQKEHTLLDLLKVTVDKVLEEKNGHLDFFLRFLLGLMAEANRKVLQGLLTSPDPSQDTDKKILTYLKAIRRKNLSPDSCINLFQTMVEMRDHKVKDDIQEYLTLSDRLKSELTPLHCSALAYMLQVSKNDVEVLDLKSYNTSDEGRRRLIPAVRSSRKAILADCKVTAEWVKYLAFGLKFPYSPLRDLDLSNNDLKDIGVELLHEGLSSQWCRLKTLRLSGCQITEKGCAFLAKALKSNPSHLIELDLSYNHPGDSGEDQLSELKRDPHYKLNTLNVEHGGSHRMKPGFKKYACELTLDPNTAHKNLRLSEGNRKVTWMEEEQSYRNHSERFDLCPQVLCEQGLDKRCYWEIEVVEPFKIGVTYRTIGRKGDGNDCKLGQNAKSWCMFCSEEGCYVMHNNKSISVASLCSRSSQVGVYLDWPAGTLSFYRVSSDSRTRLHTFKTTFTEPLYPAVEFHTQSSALFCQLT; via the exons ATGGCAGaaacgaagaagaagaggaagcgGCCGGACTCCACAGCCTCCGGCCAGTCCTCCTTCATGTCTGAAGAGCCAATCAGCTCCTGCAGTGAGTCATCAGTCAG GTCACAGATGAGTACAGCTGAGTCCACAGCTCCCAGTCATGTGTCTATGAAGCGTGATCGATCCATCTCCCCGCCACTCAACTTTGgtcatgtaaaaacacaaag TTCACAGAAGAGTACAGCTGAGTCCACAGCTCCCAGTTGTGTGTCTTTGAAGAGTGATGGATCCATGTACCAGCCGCTCAACTTTGGTCGTGAAAAGACACAAAG TTCACAGAGGAGTACAGCTGGGTCCACAGCTCCCAGTGGtttgtctatgaagagtgatgGATCCATGTACCAGCCGCTCAACTTTGGTCATGAAAAGACACAAAG TTCCCAGATGAGAGCAGCTGATTCTAGAGCTCCCAGCGGTGTCTCTATGAAGATCGATGGATCCATGAATCCGCCACTCAACTTAGCTCTTGGAGAGACACAAAG ACAGCAGCCTGGGGAGCCATCCAGCTGTTCAGTGTGTAAGAAGGATTTGAGGGATCTAGTCCAGTTCTTCTGTGGACACCGGTCATGTAAAAAGTGTGTCAGCTCAGACTGGGACCAGTCGGACTCTACAGCAAACTACCCCTGCCCTGTATGTGGAAAGAAATTCAGAAAACACCAGGGAAAAACATACGAAGACACAG GTAAAAGCCTAATTCAGAAAGCAAAGAATGCAATGCAAAAGCAATTTGCTTCAACATTTGAAGGTATTGGTGACCGAGAAAACACCTTAAAAAGCATCTACACATCACTCTACATCACCACTGGAGAGAGTGCAGGGGCGCATGAAGAACATGAGTTCAGATACtacaaaaataaactgaaaaagcaAACATCGTGTGATGAAGTTGACCTCAGTGATATCTTCAAACCTTTTCCTGGCCAAGAGAAACCGCCCAGGACAGTCCTGACAAAGGGCGTAGCAGGCATTGGAAAATCATTTGCTGTGCagaagttcattcttgactggGCTGAGGAAGAAGCAAACAAGGACATTGATTTCGTTTTCTGTCTTGCTTTTCGAGAGCTGAATTTGATTATAGATGAGAAAAGCTTGCATGAGCTCCTGACTGAATTCCACCCTGCTCTCCAGAGTTTGAAAGATTCAGAGGATTTCGCCAAAGGCAGGGTTATAGTGATCCTGGACGGtctggatgaaagcagacttcAAATGGACCTCAAGAATGTTAAGACAGTAACGTCTATCAGTGAAGTAACCTCTGTTGGTGATCTCCTTGTAAACCTCATCCAGGGAAGCCTTCTTCCTAATGCTAACATCTGGATAACTTCCCGTCcagcagcagccaatcagatccctgcAAAGTATGTCGACATGGTGACGGAAATAAGAGGGTTCAATGATCCTCAAAAAGAGGAATACTTCGGGAAGAAATTTAGTCATGACTCGAGCCTTGCCGACAGGATCACATCACACATCCGGTCTTCACAGAGTCTCGATATCATGTGCCAGATCCCGATCTTCTGCTGGATTTCTGCCATATTATTTCAGGAGGTGTTTAGGGGAGACGAGAAAGCTGAATGTCCTCAAACTCTGACAGAGATGATGGCACATTTCCTGTTTGCCCAGACAAAACGCAGgagcagaaaatatgaaaagaagacagagaagaacAAAGAGCTATTTCTAAAGTCACAGAAAGAATTTCTTCTGAAACTTGGCAAGCTTGCATTTGTTCAGCTGCTGAAGAACAATCTCATCTTCTATGAGGAAGACTTTGAAGAATGTGGCATCGACATAAAAGAAGCAGCTATCTACTCTGGATTTTGCACCGCAGTCCTTAGAGaagaaaaagtgttttctcGGCAAAAGGTCTTCTTCTTTGTGCATCTGACCATACAGGAGTTTTTTGCAGCTCTTTATGTCTATGACTGCTTCACAAACAAGAATACAACTGAGCTCAGCGACTTCCTCAATCTGGAGCAGAAAGAACATACACTGCTTGATCTTCTAAAGGTGACAGTTGACAAAGTGCTGGAGGAGAAGAATGGCCACCTGGACTTCTTCTTACGATTCCTCCTTGGCCTCATGGCTGAAGCCAACCGGAAAGTCCTTCAGGGTCTGCTGACATCGCCGGATCCAAGCCAAGATACTGACAAGAAAATCCTGACTTACCTTAAAGCCATCCGAAGGAAGAACCTCTCTCCAGACAGTTGCATCAACCTCTTCCAGACCATGGTCGAGATGAGAGACCACAAAGTCAAAGATGATATTCAGGAATATCTCACATTGTCAGATCGTTTGAAATCAGAACTGACCCCGCTGCATTGTTCTGCActggcctacatgctgcagGTTTCGAAGAATGATGTGGAGGTGTTGGACTTGAAGAGTTACAACACATCAGATGAAGGCAGAAGGAGGCTGATACCAGCTGTGAGGAGCAGCAGAAAAGCCAT ACTAGCAGACTGCAAAGTGACAGCAGAGTGGGTTAAGTACCTGGCCTTTGGACTCAAGTTCCCCTACTCGCCTCTAAGAGATCTGGACCTGAGCAACAATGACCTGAAAGACATAGGTGTAGAGCTGCTCCATGAGGGACTGTCGAGTCAATGGTGCAGACTGAAGACACTGAG GTTGTCAGGTTGTCAGATCACAGAGAAGGGTTGTGCTTTTCTGGCGAAGGCCCTGAAATcaaacccctcccatctgatAGAGTTGGACCTCAGCTACAACCATCCAGGAGATTCAGGAGAGGATCAGCTCTCTGAGCTGAAGAGAGATCCACATTACAAGCTCAACACACTCAA CGTTGAACACGGTGGAAGTCACCGAATGAAACCGGGATTCAAGAAAT aTGCCTGCGAGCTCACTTTGGACCCCAACACAGCCCACAAGAACCTCCGTCTctctgaggggaacagaaaggTGACCTGGATGGAAGAGGAGCAGTCATATCGCAATCACTCAGAGAGGTTTGATCTCTGCCCACAAGTGCTTTGTGAGCAGGGTCTAGATAAGCGCTGCTACTGGGAGATCGAGGTGGTGGAACCATTTAAAATTGGGGTAACATACAGAACCATTGGTAGAAAAGGAGATGGGAATGATTGCAAGCTGGGTCAAAACGCCAAGTCTTGGTGTATGTTTTGCTCTGAGGAGGGTTGTTATGTTATGCACAACAACAAGAGTATCAGTGTAGCTTCACTCTGCTCACGCTCCAGTCAGGTGGGAGTTTATCTGGACTGGCCAGCTGGCACtttgtccttctacagagttTCCTCTGACAGTCGGACTCGCCTGCATACCTTCAAAACAACGTTCACTGAGCCCCTCTATCCTGCTGTTGAATTTCACACTCAGTCCTCTGCTTTATTTTGTCAGCTAACGTAA
- the LOC122974073 gene encoding protein NLRC3-like isoform X3 gives MAETKKKRKRPDSTASGQSSFMSEEPISSCSESSVRSQMSTAESTAPSHVSMKRDRSISPPLNFGHVKTQSSQKSTAESTAPSCVSLKSDGSMYQPLNFGREKTQSSQRSTAGSTAPSGLSMKSDGSMYQPLNFGHEKTQRQQPGEPSSCSVCKKDLRDLVQFFCGHRSCKKCVSSDWDQSDSTANYPCPVCGKKFRKHQGKTYEDTGKSLIQKAKNAMQKQFASTFEGIGDRENTLKSIYTSLYITTGESAGAHEEHEFRYYKNKLKKQTSCDEVDLSDIFKPFPGQEKPPRTVLTKGVAGIGKSFAVQKFILDWAEEEANKDIDFVFCLAFRELNLIIDEKSLHELLTEFHPALQSLKDSEDFAKGRVIVILDGLDESRLQMDLKNVKTVTSISEVTSVGDLLVNLIQGSLLPNANIWITSRPAAANQIPAKYVDMVTEIRGFNDPQKEEYFGKKFSHDSSLADRITSHIRSSQSLDIMCQIPIFCWISAILFQEVFRGDEKAECPQTLTEMMAHFLFAQTKRRSRKYEKKTEKNKELFLKSQKEFLLKLGKLAFVQLLKNNLIFYEEDFEECGIDIKEAAIYSGFCTAVLREEKVFSRQKVFFFVHLTIQEFFAALYVYDCFTNKNTTELSDFLNLEQKEHTLLDLLKVTVDKVLEEKNGHLDFFLRFLLGLMAEANRKVLQGLLTSPDPSQDTDKKILTYLKAIRRKNLSPDSCINLFQTMVEMRDHKVKDDIQEYLTLSDRLKSELTPLHCSALAYMLQVSKNDVEVLDLKSYNTSDEGRRRLIPAVRSSRKAILADCKVTAEWVKYLAFGLKFPYSPLRDLDLSNNDLKDIGVELLHEGLSSQWCRLKTLRLSGCQITEKGCAFLAKALKSNPSHLIELDLSYNHPGDSGEDQLSELKRDPHYKLNTLNVEHGGSHRMKPGFKKYACELTLDPNTAHKNLRLSEGNRKVTWMEEEQSYRNHSERFDLCPQVLCEQGLDKRCYWEIEVVEPFKIGVTYRTIGRKGDGNDCKLGQNAKSWCMFCSEEGCYVMHNNKSISVASLCSRSSQVGVYLDWPAGTLSFYRVSSDSRTRLHTFKTTFTEPLYPAVEFHTQSSALFCQLT, from the exons ATGGCAGaaacgaagaagaagaggaagcgGCCGGACTCCACAGCCTCCGGCCAGTCCTCCTTCATGTCTGAAGAGCCAATCAGCTCCTGCAGTGAGTCATCAGTCAG GTCACAGATGAGTACAGCTGAGTCCACAGCTCCCAGTCATGTGTCTATGAAGCGTGATCGATCCATCTCCCCGCCACTCAACTTTGgtcatgtaaaaacacaaag TTCACAGAAGAGTACAGCTGAGTCCACAGCTCCCAGTTGTGTGTCTTTGAAGAGTGATGGATCCATGTACCAGCCGCTCAACTTTGGTCGTGAAAAGACACAAAG TTCACAGAGGAGTACAGCTGGGTCCACAGCTCCCAGTGGtttgtctatgaagagtgatgGATCCATGTACCAGCCGCTCAACTTTGGTCATGAAAAGACACAAAG ACAGCAGCCTGGGGAGCCATCCAGCTGTTCAGTGTGTAAGAAGGATTTGAGGGATCTAGTCCAGTTCTTCTGTGGACACCGGTCATGTAAAAAGTGTGTCAGCTCAGACTGGGACCAGTCGGACTCTACAGCAAACTACCCCTGCCCTGTATGTGGAAAGAAATTCAGAAAACACCAGGGAAAAACATACGAAGACACAG GTAAAAGCCTAATTCAGAAAGCAAAGAATGCAATGCAAAAGCAATTTGCTTCAACATTTGAAGGTATTGGTGACCGAGAAAACACCTTAAAAAGCATCTACACATCACTCTACATCACCACTGGAGAGAGTGCAGGGGCGCATGAAGAACATGAGTTCAGATACtacaaaaataaactgaaaaagcaAACATCGTGTGATGAAGTTGACCTCAGTGATATCTTCAAACCTTTTCCTGGCCAAGAGAAACCGCCCAGGACAGTCCTGACAAAGGGCGTAGCAGGCATTGGAAAATCATTTGCTGTGCagaagttcattcttgactggGCTGAGGAAGAAGCAAACAAGGACATTGATTTCGTTTTCTGTCTTGCTTTTCGAGAGCTGAATTTGATTATAGATGAGAAAAGCTTGCATGAGCTCCTGACTGAATTCCACCCTGCTCTCCAGAGTTTGAAAGATTCAGAGGATTTCGCCAAAGGCAGGGTTATAGTGATCCTGGACGGtctggatgaaagcagacttcAAATGGACCTCAAGAATGTTAAGACAGTAACGTCTATCAGTGAAGTAACCTCTGTTGGTGATCTCCTTGTAAACCTCATCCAGGGAAGCCTTCTTCCTAATGCTAACATCTGGATAACTTCCCGTCcagcagcagccaatcagatccctgcAAAGTATGTCGACATGGTGACGGAAATAAGAGGGTTCAATGATCCTCAAAAAGAGGAATACTTCGGGAAGAAATTTAGTCATGACTCGAGCCTTGCCGACAGGATCACATCACACATCCGGTCTTCACAGAGTCTCGATATCATGTGCCAGATCCCGATCTTCTGCTGGATTTCTGCCATATTATTTCAGGAGGTGTTTAGGGGAGACGAGAAAGCTGAATGTCCTCAAACTCTGACAGAGATGATGGCACATTTCCTGTTTGCCCAGACAAAACGCAGgagcagaaaatatgaaaagaagacagagaagaacAAAGAGCTATTTCTAAAGTCACAGAAAGAATTTCTTCTGAAACTTGGCAAGCTTGCATTTGTTCAGCTGCTGAAGAACAATCTCATCTTCTATGAGGAAGACTTTGAAGAATGTGGCATCGACATAAAAGAAGCAGCTATCTACTCTGGATTTTGCACCGCAGTCCTTAGAGaagaaaaagtgttttctcGGCAAAAGGTCTTCTTCTTTGTGCATCTGACCATACAGGAGTTTTTTGCAGCTCTTTATGTCTATGACTGCTTCACAAACAAGAATACAACTGAGCTCAGCGACTTCCTCAATCTGGAGCAGAAAGAACATACACTGCTTGATCTTCTAAAGGTGACAGTTGACAAAGTGCTGGAGGAGAAGAATGGCCACCTGGACTTCTTCTTACGATTCCTCCTTGGCCTCATGGCTGAAGCCAACCGGAAAGTCCTTCAGGGTCTGCTGACATCGCCGGATCCAAGCCAAGATACTGACAAGAAAATCCTGACTTACCTTAAAGCCATCCGAAGGAAGAACCTCTCTCCAGACAGTTGCATCAACCTCTTCCAGACCATGGTCGAGATGAGAGACCACAAAGTCAAAGATGATATTCAGGAATATCTCACATTGTCAGATCGTTTGAAATCAGAACTGACCCCGCTGCATTGTTCTGCActggcctacatgctgcagGTTTCGAAGAATGATGTGGAGGTGTTGGACTTGAAGAGTTACAACACATCAGATGAAGGCAGAAGGAGGCTGATACCAGCTGTGAGGAGCAGCAGAAAAGCCAT ACTAGCAGACTGCAAAGTGACAGCAGAGTGGGTTAAGTACCTGGCCTTTGGACTCAAGTTCCCCTACTCGCCTCTAAGAGATCTGGACCTGAGCAACAATGACCTGAAAGACATAGGTGTAGAGCTGCTCCATGAGGGACTGTCGAGTCAATGGTGCAGACTGAAGACACTGAG GTTGTCAGGTTGTCAGATCACAGAGAAGGGTTGTGCTTTTCTGGCGAAGGCCCTGAAATcaaacccctcccatctgatAGAGTTGGACCTCAGCTACAACCATCCAGGAGATTCAGGAGAGGATCAGCTCTCTGAGCTGAAGAGAGATCCACATTACAAGCTCAACACACTCAA CGTTGAACACGGTGGAAGTCACCGAATGAAACCGGGATTCAAGAAAT aTGCCTGCGAGCTCACTTTGGACCCCAACACAGCCCACAAGAACCTCCGTCTctctgaggggaacagaaaggTGACCTGGATGGAAGAGGAGCAGTCATATCGCAATCACTCAGAGAGGTTTGATCTCTGCCCACAAGTGCTTTGTGAGCAGGGTCTAGATAAGCGCTGCTACTGGGAGATCGAGGTGGTGGAACCATTTAAAATTGGGGTAACATACAGAACCATTGGTAGAAAAGGAGATGGGAATGATTGCAAGCTGGGTCAAAACGCCAAGTCTTGGTGTATGTTTTGCTCTGAGGAGGGTTGTTATGTTATGCACAACAACAAGAGTATCAGTGTAGCTTCACTCTGCTCACGCTCCAGTCAGGTGGGAGTTTATCTGGACTGGCCAGCTGGCACtttgtccttctacagagttTCCTCTGACAGTCGGACTCGCCTGCATACCTTCAAAACAACGTTCACTGAGCCCCTCTATCCTGCTGTTGAATTTCACACTCAGTCCTCTGCTTTATTTTGTCAGCTAACGTAA
- the LOC122974073 gene encoding protein NLRC3-like isoform X8 yields the protein MAETKKKRKRPDSTASGQSSFMSEEPISSCSESSVRSQMSTAESTAPSHVSMKRDRSISPPLNFGHAEQKQQPGEPSSCSVCKKDLRDLVQFFCGHRSCKKCVSSDWDQSDSTANYPCPVCGKKFRKHQGKTYEDTGKSLIQKAKNAMQKQFASTFEGIGDRENTLKSIYTSLYITTGESAGAHEEHEFRYYKNKLKKQTSCDEVDLSDIFKPFPGQEKPPRTVLTKGVAGIGKSFAVQKFILDWAEEEANKDIDFVFCLAFRELNLIIDEKSLHELLTEFHPALQSLKDSEDFAKGRVIVILDGLDESRLQMDLKNVKTVTSISEVTSVGDLLVNLIQGSLLPNANIWITSRPAAANQIPAKYVDMVTEIRGFNDPQKEEYFGKKFSHDSSLADRITSHIRSSQSLDIMCQIPIFCWISAILFQEVFRGDEKAECPQTLTEMMAHFLFAQTKRRSRKYEKKTEKNKELFLKSQKEFLLKLGKLAFVQLLKNNLIFYEEDFEECGIDIKEAAIYSGFCTAVLREEKVFSRQKVFFFVHLTIQEFFAALYVYDCFTNKNTTELSDFLNLEQKEHTLLDLLKVTVDKVLEEKNGHLDFFLRFLLGLMAEANRKVLQGLLTSPDPSQDTDKKILTYLKAIRRKNLSPDSCINLFQTMVEMRDHKVKDDIQEYLTLSDRLKSELTPLHCSALAYMLQVSKNDVEVLDLKSYNTSDEGRRRLIPAVRSSRKAILADCKVTAEWVKYLAFGLKFPYSPLRDLDLSNNDLKDIGVELLHEGLSSQWCRLKTLRLSGCQITEKGCAFLAKALKSNPSHLIELDLSYNHPGDSGEDQLSELKRDPHYKLNTLNVEHGGSHRMKPGFKKYACELTLDPNTAHKNLRLSEGNRKVTWMEEEQSYRNHSERFDLCPQVLCEQGLDKRCYWEIEVVEPFKIGVTYRTIGRKGDGNDCKLGQNAKSWCMFCSEEGCYVMHNNKSISVASLCSRSSQVGVYLDWPAGTLSFYRVSSDSRTRLHTFKTTFTEPLYPAVEFHTQSSALFCQLT from the exons ATGGCAGaaacgaagaagaagaggaagcgGCCGGACTCCACAGCCTCCGGCCAGTCCTCCTTCATGTCTGAAGAGCCAATCAGCTCCTGCAGTGAGTCATCAGTCAG GTCACAGATGAGTACAGCTGAGTCCACAGCTCCCAGTCATGTGTCTATGAAGCGTGATCGATCCATCTCCCCGCCACTCAACTTTGgtcat GCAGAACAAAA ACAGCAGCCTGGGGAGCCATCCAGCTGTTCAGTGTGTAAGAAGGATTTGAGGGATCTAGTCCAGTTCTTCTGTGGACACCGGTCATGTAAAAAGTGTGTCAGCTCAGACTGGGACCAGTCGGACTCTACAGCAAACTACCCCTGCCCTGTATGTGGAAAGAAATTCAGAAAACACCAGGGAAAAACATACGAAGACACAG GTAAAAGCCTAATTCAGAAAGCAAAGAATGCAATGCAAAAGCAATTTGCTTCAACATTTGAAGGTATTGGTGACCGAGAAAACACCTTAAAAAGCATCTACACATCACTCTACATCACCACTGGAGAGAGTGCAGGGGCGCATGAAGAACATGAGTTCAGATACtacaaaaataaactgaaaaagcaAACATCGTGTGATGAAGTTGACCTCAGTGATATCTTCAAACCTTTTCCTGGCCAAGAGAAACCGCCCAGGACAGTCCTGACAAAGGGCGTAGCAGGCATTGGAAAATCATTTGCTGTGCagaagttcattcttgactggGCTGAGGAAGAAGCAAACAAGGACATTGATTTCGTTTTCTGTCTTGCTTTTCGAGAGCTGAATTTGATTATAGATGAGAAAAGCTTGCATGAGCTCCTGACTGAATTCCACCCTGCTCTCCAGAGTTTGAAAGATTCAGAGGATTTCGCCAAAGGCAGGGTTATAGTGATCCTGGACGGtctggatgaaagcagacttcAAATGGACCTCAAGAATGTTAAGACAGTAACGTCTATCAGTGAAGTAACCTCTGTTGGTGATCTCCTTGTAAACCTCATCCAGGGAAGCCTTCTTCCTAATGCTAACATCTGGATAACTTCCCGTCcagcagcagccaatcagatccctgcAAAGTATGTCGACATGGTGACGGAAATAAGAGGGTTCAATGATCCTCAAAAAGAGGAATACTTCGGGAAGAAATTTAGTCATGACTCGAGCCTTGCCGACAGGATCACATCACACATCCGGTCTTCACAGAGTCTCGATATCATGTGCCAGATCCCGATCTTCTGCTGGATTTCTGCCATATTATTTCAGGAGGTGTTTAGGGGAGACGAGAAAGCTGAATGTCCTCAAACTCTGACAGAGATGATGGCACATTTCCTGTTTGCCCAGACAAAACGCAGgagcagaaaatatgaaaagaagacagagaagaacAAAGAGCTATTTCTAAAGTCACAGAAAGAATTTCTTCTGAAACTTGGCAAGCTTGCATTTGTTCAGCTGCTGAAGAACAATCTCATCTTCTATGAGGAAGACTTTGAAGAATGTGGCATCGACATAAAAGAAGCAGCTATCTACTCTGGATTTTGCACCGCAGTCCTTAGAGaagaaaaagtgttttctcGGCAAAAGGTCTTCTTCTTTGTGCATCTGACCATACAGGAGTTTTTTGCAGCTCTTTATGTCTATGACTGCTTCACAAACAAGAATACAACTGAGCTCAGCGACTTCCTCAATCTGGAGCAGAAAGAACATACACTGCTTGATCTTCTAAAGGTGACAGTTGACAAAGTGCTGGAGGAGAAGAATGGCCACCTGGACTTCTTCTTACGATTCCTCCTTGGCCTCATGGCTGAAGCCAACCGGAAAGTCCTTCAGGGTCTGCTGACATCGCCGGATCCAAGCCAAGATACTGACAAGAAAATCCTGACTTACCTTAAAGCCATCCGAAGGAAGAACCTCTCTCCAGACAGTTGCATCAACCTCTTCCAGACCATGGTCGAGATGAGAGACCACAAAGTCAAAGATGATATTCAGGAATATCTCACATTGTCAGATCGTTTGAAATCAGAACTGACCCCGCTGCATTGTTCTGCActggcctacatgctgcagGTTTCGAAGAATGATGTGGAGGTGTTGGACTTGAAGAGTTACAACACATCAGATGAAGGCAGAAGGAGGCTGATACCAGCTGTGAGGAGCAGCAGAAAAGCCAT ACTAGCAGACTGCAAAGTGACAGCAGAGTGGGTTAAGTACCTGGCCTTTGGACTCAAGTTCCCCTACTCGCCTCTAAGAGATCTGGACCTGAGCAACAATGACCTGAAAGACATAGGTGTAGAGCTGCTCCATGAGGGACTGTCGAGTCAATGGTGCAGACTGAAGACACTGAG GTTGTCAGGTTGTCAGATCACAGAGAAGGGTTGTGCTTTTCTGGCGAAGGCCCTGAAATcaaacccctcccatctgatAGAGTTGGACCTCAGCTACAACCATCCAGGAGATTCAGGAGAGGATCAGCTCTCTGAGCTGAAGAGAGATCCACATTACAAGCTCAACACACTCAA CGTTGAACACGGTGGAAGTCACCGAATGAAACCGGGATTCAAGAAAT aTGCCTGCGAGCTCACTTTGGACCCCAACACAGCCCACAAGAACCTCCGTCTctctgaggggaacagaaaggTGACCTGGATGGAAGAGGAGCAGTCATATCGCAATCACTCAGAGAGGTTTGATCTCTGCCCACAAGTGCTTTGTGAGCAGGGTCTAGATAAGCGCTGCTACTGGGAGATCGAGGTGGTGGAACCATTTAAAATTGGGGTAACATACAGAACCATTGGTAGAAAAGGAGATGGGAATGATTGCAAGCTGGGTCAAAACGCCAAGTCTTGGTGTATGTTTTGCTCTGAGGAGGGTTGTTATGTTATGCACAACAACAAGAGTATCAGTGTAGCTTCACTCTGCTCACGCTCCAGTCAGGTGGGAGTTTATCTGGACTGGCCAGCTGGCACtttgtccttctacagagttTCCTCTGACAGTCGGACTCGCCTGCATACCTTCAAAACAACGTTCACTGAGCCCCTCTATCCTGCTGTTGAATTTCACACTCAGTCCTCTGCTTTATTTTGTCAGCTAACGTAA